In a genomic window of Streptomyces sp. SJL17-4:
- a CDS encoding GlsB/YeaQ/YmgE family stress response membrane protein yields MEISGIISAVIIGVVIGTLGRLVLPGRQQIGVLWTIAVGIVAALVGTALAAGLGVADTKGVDWIEWLIQIGLAAAGVAALERFKARG; encoded by the coding sequence ATGGAGATCTCGGGCATCATCAGCGCGGTCATCATCGGCGTCGTCATCGGTACCCTGGGCCGACTCGTACTGCCCGGCAGGCAGCAGATCGGCGTCCTGTGGACGATCGCCGTCGGCATCGTCGCCGCCCTCGTCGGCACCGCCCTCGCGGCAGGGCTGGGAGTCGCGGACACCAAGGGCGTCGACTGGATCGAATGGCTCATCCAGATCGGCCTCGCGGCAGCGGGCGTGGCCGCGCTGGAGAGGTTCAAGGCGCGCGGCTGA
- a CDS encoding redoxin family protein → MRHRHPLLTVLAIVFALVGTACGDAGNPPGTHAAKGAPSGGLEFTASTLDSQPFNGVTLAGKPTVLWFWEPSCSACRAQAPEVALTADLHDGSVSVVGVAGAGGSALHKEFATSTGTHYLRHLADPDKKVWNRFDVTKPGTYVLLDASGEVVMRGDGLNGRLAKEVSKLVG, encoded by the coding sequence ATGCGCCACCGACACCCCCTTCTCACTGTCCTGGCCATCGTGTTCGCCCTCGTCGGCACTGCCTGCGGCGACGCCGGCAACCCGCCAGGTACGCATGCCGCGAAGGGAGCCCCTTCCGGAGGGCTCGAGTTCACGGCCTCGACGCTGGACTCCCAGCCGTTCAACGGCGTCACGCTCGCGGGGAAGCCGACCGTGCTGTGGTTCTGGGAACCCTCCTGCTCCGCGTGCCGCGCCCAGGCGCCCGAGGTCGCCTTGACGGCCGATCTCCACGACGGATCCGTCAGCGTCGTCGGAGTCGCCGGAGCTGGAGGCAGCGCCCTCCACAAGGAGTTCGCCACCTCGACCGGCACCCACTACCTGCGGCACCTTGCCGACCCGGACAAGAAGGTGTGGAACCGATTCGACGTCACCAAGCCGGGCACGTACGTCCTCCTGGACGCGTCCGGCGAAGTCGTCATGCGAGGTGATGGTCTCAACGGACGGCTCGCCAAGGAGGTCTCCAAGCTCGTCGGCTGA
- a CDS encoding TIGR03618 family F420-dependent PPOX class oxidoreductase, whose amino-acid sequence MSTTARPLTDGDTFWQERRVCFLTTQRPDGTPHLVPVGVTYDPQTRIARVISDGGSRKVRNLRSAGPEALVAVGQVDGRRWCTLEGTAVVKDDPDSVAEAERRYTERYKPPRINPNRVVIEITVTRAMGTAKPSGW is encoded by the coding sequence TTGAGTACCACCGCCCGGCCGCTCACCGACGGCGACACGTTCTGGCAGGAACGCCGGGTGTGCTTCCTGACCACCCAGCGCCCCGACGGCACCCCGCATCTTGTGCCGGTCGGCGTCACATACGACCCTCAGACGCGGATCGCTCGGGTGATCAGCGATGGCGGCAGCAGGAAGGTGCGCAACCTCCGGTCTGCGGGCCCTGAGGCTCTCGTCGCTGTGGGGCAGGTCGACGGGCGGCGCTGGTGCACCCTGGAAGGCACGGCCGTCGTGAAGGACGACCCTGACTCCGTCGCCGAGGCCGAGCGCCGCTACACCGAGCGATACAAGCCCCCGAGGATCAACCCGAACCGGGTGGTCATCGAGATCACCGTCACCCGCGCTATGGGAACTGCGAAACCTTCCGGATGGTGA
- a CDS encoding DUF5655 domain-containing protein, giving the protein MSQLRLYNTNSGVTEVTPQLAAAEADLQRLVETNMQTLLGVRFLASEYSTGPVHAGRIDSLGLDANGAPVVVEYKRGTDPGVINQGLFYLSWLMDHRGEFEHLVRDRLGATAAAQVLWSGPRLICVAGDYTRYDLHAVREHRRSIDLVRYRFFGTDLIGLETLATATGRPTRGTSEQRTGLVRTGRERITELAAAADEVLLGLGDGITKVRRKQYSAYRRLRNFASICPPQRTKVHVYLSLDPTEVDTVPDFTRNVTGLGHHGTGDLEVRLRTERDLERALELFRASYAAA; this is encoded by the coding sequence GTGTCGCAGCTGAGGCTCTACAACACGAATAGCGGCGTGACCGAGGTCACGCCGCAGCTGGCCGCGGCGGAGGCGGATCTGCAGCGACTCGTTGAGACGAACATGCAGACGTTGCTGGGGGTCCGGTTCCTGGCATCGGAGTACAGCACAGGGCCGGTCCACGCCGGCCGGATCGACTCGCTGGGGCTCGACGCGAACGGGGCTCCCGTCGTGGTGGAGTACAAGCGCGGCACGGATCCGGGCGTGATCAACCAGGGGCTGTTCTACCTGAGCTGGCTCATGGACCACCGCGGCGAGTTCGAGCACCTGGTCCGCGACCGGCTCGGGGCGACGGCTGCTGCCCAGGTGCTCTGGAGCGGGCCCCGGCTGATCTGTGTGGCCGGCGACTACACCCGCTACGACCTCCACGCCGTACGCGAGCACCGGCGCAGCATCGACCTGGTCCGCTACCGCTTCTTCGGCACGGACCTGATCGGCCTTGAGACCCTGGCCACGGCCACAGGGCGGCCGACGCGGGGCACGTCGGAGCAGCGCACCGGGCTGGTGCGCACGGGGCGTGAGCGGATTACGGAGCTGGCGGCAGCGGCGGACGAGGTCCTCCTCGGCCTCGGTGACGGGATCACCAAGGTGCGGCGCAAGCAGTACAGCGCCTACCGGAGGCTGCGGAACTTCGCGAGCATCTGCCCTCCGCAGCGGACCAAGGTCCACGTATACCTCTCGCTCGACCCGACCGAGGTCGACACGGTCCCCGACTTCACCAGGAACGTGACGGGCCTGGGCCACCACGGAACGGGTGACCTGGAGGTACGGCTGCGCACCGAGCGAGACCTGGAGCGTGCTCTGGAGCTCTTCCGCGCCAGCTACGCGGCGGCGTGA
- a CDS encoding LCP family protein, which translates to MLAVLLVAAGCTGVWLYQSLDGNIQAAAGVDDKIGGDRPENLSPGAKNILVVGSDSRVGGNAKYGKGLTTMQSDTLMVLHIAANREWAAVVSLPRDSWVEIPACDRGDGTRSEPQHFKINAAFATGGATGDTGSAAACTIKTIEHNTGLRIDDFLSVDFQGFKGMVNALDGIEICPERAIHDKKAHLDLEAGCQTVKDEQALGYVRTRYSIGDGSDIGRIGRQQEFMQALAAKAQQKLTSPADLYAFLDAATASLTTSEALAGIKPLSALASSLKGIPEERLAFLTVPNYPRELDVPTDKANISWRYPQAQTLFTALAHDQEIDKEQLTADKPIPARAITVRVLNGTGTPGQAAQVAAQLRTAGYTIAATANAPNPVQKTTIAHPPGLEDQAQALAARFRTPAVVQGDSSATPGMVTLTLGPDYAGLRG; encoded by the coding sequence GTGCTCGCCGTGCTGCTCGTCGCCGCGGGCTGCACAGGGGTCTGGCTCTATCAGAGCCTGGACGGCAACATCCAGGCAGCCGCCGGCGTCGACGACAAGATCGGCGGCGACCGCCCGGAGAATCTCAGTCCTGGCGCCAAGAACATCCTGGTCGTCGGCTCGGACAGCCGCGTGGGCGGCAACGCCAAGTACGGCAAGGGCCTGACCACCATGCAGTCCGACACCTTGATGGTGCTACACATTGCCGCGAACCGTGAGTGGGCGGCCGTCGTCTCCCTGCCCCGTGACTCCTGGGTGGAGATACCCGCCTGTGACCGGGGCGACGGCACCCGGTCCGAGCCGCAGCACTTCAAGATCAACGCCGCGTTCGCCACCGGCGGTGCCACCGGCGACACAGGCTCGGCCGCCGCCTGCACCATCAAGACCATCGAGCACAACACGGGCCTGCGCATCGACGACTTCCTCTCGGTCGACTTCCAGGGCTTCAAAGGCATGGTCAACGCCCTGGACGGCATCGAGATCTGCCCCGAACGGGCCATCCACGACAAGAAGGCCCACCTCGACCTGGAGGCCGGCTGTCAGACGGTCAAGGACGAACAGGCCCTCGGCTACGTACGCACCCGCTACAGCATCGGCGACGGATCCGACATCGGACGCATCGGCCGCCAGCAGGAGTTCATGCAGGCCCTGGCCGCCAAGGCCCAGCAGAAACTCACCAGTCCCGCCGACCTGTACGCCTTCCTGGACGCGGCGACCGCGTCGCTGACCACGAGCGAGGCCCTGGCCGGCATCAAGCCCCTGTCCGCCCTCGCCTCCAGTCTCAAAGGCATACCCGAGGAACGCCTGGCGTTCCTCACCGTCCCGAACTACCCCCGCGAACTCGACGTCCCCACCGACAAGGCCAACATCTCCTGGCGCTACCCCCAGGCCCAGACCCTGTTTACCGCCCTGGCCCACGACCAGGAGATCGACAAGGAACAGCTCACCGCAGACAAGCCCATCCCCGCCCGTGCCATCACGGTGCGAGTCCTCAACGGCACCGGAACGCCCGGCCAGGCCGCCCAGGTCGCCGCCCAGCTCCGCACGGCCGGCTACACCATCGCCGCAACCGCCAATGCCCCCAACCCCGTACAGAAGACGACCATCGCCCATCCGCCCGGCCTCGAGGACCAGGCCCAAGCCCTGGCCGCCCGCTTCAGGACCCCGGCCGTCGTTCAGGGTGACTCCTCGGCCACACCTGGCATGGTGACTCTCACCCTGGGCCCGGACTACGCGGGGCTGCGCGGCTGA
- a CDS encoding metalloregulator ArsR/SmtB family transcription factor, with protein MTAAGTDDLGEASGEILEEAAALFGLLASPVRLRVLQILSQGESSVAAIAEQAGGALSTISQHLSSLKLSGLVGARREGRRQVYFVKDPDAIAVMQVVIRQLVSQAGAKHGRPPGPRRNSP; from the coding sequence ATGACTGCGGCGGGCACAGACGATCTCGGTGAGGCGTCCGGCGAGATCCTGGAGGAGGCGGCCGCACTGTTCGGCCTGCTGGCCTCCCCGGTGCGTCTGCGCGTCCTCCAGATCCTGTCCCAGGGCGAGAGCAGCGTGGCCGCGATCGCGGAGCAGGCGGGCGGGGCGCTGTCCACGATCAGCCAGCACCTGTCCTCCCTCAAGCTGTCCGGTCTCGTGGGGGCGCGCCGGGAGGGACGGCGACAGGTGTACTTCGTCAAGGACCCCGACGCCATCGCCGTGATGCAAGTCGTGATCCGACAGCTCGTCTCACAGGCCGGGGCCAAGCATGGACGACCTCCCGGACCACGCCGGAACAGCCCCTGA
- a CDS encoding TerB family tellurite resistance protein, protein MALWDRLKESASTMQTQLMAKKNDLKSGAFRDASMAMCALVAAADGTIDPAERQRVAQLIATNEVLQNFDAADLQRRFDENLNKLMADFAFGKVSVLQEVAKAKKKPAEARAVIQIGIVIGGADGDFDKTEQAVVREACFTLDLPPHEFDL, encoded by the coding sequence ATGGCCCTGTGGGACCGACTCAAAGAGTCCGCGTCGACGATGCAGACGCAGCTCATGGCGAAGAAGAACGACCTCAAGTCCGGAGCCTTCCGCGACGCCTCCATGGCCATGTGCGCACTCGTGGCCGCCGCCGACGGCACCATCGACCCCGCCGAACGGCAGCGGGTCGCTCAGCTCATCGCCACCAATGAGGTGCTGCAGAACTTCGACGCGGCCGACCTCCAGCGCCGGTTCGACGAGAACCTGAACAAGCTGATGGCCGACTTCGCCTTCGGCAAGGTCAGCGTGCTCCAGGAGGTCGCAAAGGCGAAGAAGAAGCCGGCCGAGGCCCGCGCCGTGATCCAGATCGGCATCGTCATCGGCGGCGCCGACGGCGACTTCGACAAGACCGAGCAGGCCGTCGTGCGCGAAGCGTGTTTCACGCTCGACCTGCCGCCGCACGAGTTCGACCTGTAA
- a CDS encoding M56 family metallopeptidase encodes MGVFVFLPLVLPLTAWPVARLAEHHLHPRAATWLLSAVAAVLAVCSTLCLALLMVVGTAQLPGNPLPDGWSDPEVREAVPYDEVAGRIAIPALLAVLASCTATAWRHRRVHRRAERALAGLPVKSVAVLPDTSPYAYALPGRRDRIVVTTGMLASLNPGERRALFAHERSHLAGRHHRFLLAVQLAARANPFLRPLRTAVVYSTERWADEEAAQAVGSRRTVAVAVGKSALISQGSPVPTLAHFAAPAGPVPRRVAALLGPAPSARIWPPAFTAVGLAVWGATAGTTVSALSSANAAVTLFLILHAATPM; translated from the coding sequence ATGGGGGTCTTCGTCTTCCTTCCGCTGGTACTTCCCTTGACGGCCTGGCCTGTTGCGCGCCTGGCCGAGCATCATCTGCATCCCCGGGCGGCGACGTGGCTGCTGAGCGCCGTCGCCGCCGTGCTCGCGGTGTGCAGCACCCTGTGCCTGGCCCTGCTGATGGTGGTCGGCACCGCCCAGCTGCCCGGCAATCCCCTGCCCGACGGGTGGTCGGACCCGGAGGTCCGTGAGGCCGTCCCCTACGACGAGGTCGCGGGCAGAATCGCGATTCCCGCGCTGCTCGCCGTCCTGGCCTCGTGCACAGCGACCGCCTGGCGTCACCGCCGGGTGCACCGCCGGGCCGAACGCGCCCTGGCGGGTCTGCCCGTCAAGTCCGTGGCCGTGCTGCCCGACACGTCGCCGTACGCCTACGCGCTGCCCGGCAGACGCGACCGGATCGTCGTCACCACCGGCATGCTGGCCAGCCTGAACCCGGGTGAGCGGCGGGCTCTGTTCGCCCATGAGCGGTCCCACCTGGCCGGTCGTCACCACCGTTTCCTGCTCGCCGTGCAGCTCGCCGCCCGCGCGAACCCCTTCCTGCGCCCACTGCGTACGGCCGTCGTCTACTCCACCGAGCGCTGGGCTGACGAGGAAGCCGCTCAGGCGGTGGGCAGCCGTCGGACCGTGGCGGTGGCGGTCGGGAAGTCCGCGCTCATCTCGCAAGGCTCTCCGGTCCCCACACTCGCTCACTTCGCCGCTCCGGCCGGGCCGGTGCCGCGCCGGGTCGCCGCCCTGCTGGGGCCGGCACCGTCCGCACGGATCTGGCCGCCGGCGTTCACCGCGGTGGGCCTGGCGGTGTGGGGTGCGACTGCGGGTACCACGGTCTCGGCGCTGTCTTCGGCGAACGCGGCCGTCACCCTCTTCCTTATCCTGCACGCCGCCACCCCGATGTAG
- a CDS encoding sporulation protein, protein MVFKRLLGSLGVGGPSVDTVLDPGAVTPGGVLGGQVHLQGGNADFTIEHITLELVARVEAEHHDGESEGVVVFHRHVVGGNFRLAEGEHRSVPFSFPLPWETPITELYGQGLGIALGVRTELGVAGAKDKGDLDPLAVRPLPAQEAILEALGQLGFGFKSADLELGHIGGTGQQLPFYQEIELAPSPQYAHQVNEIEVTFLAGPAGMEVILEADKRGGFFSEGHDALTRFTVNHQGVEHINWNAEVEGWIRQLVDRHSSHGSHGHGGALFAQGTHGAHSGYTHKDEYGHGDHHHGGHHGDGHRSGPGMGTAIAAGAAGLAVGVVGGMVAAEVVDEVGDFFEGDDEGDDEGDEG, encoded by the coding sequence ATGGTGTTCAAGCGTCTGCTCGGCTCGCTCGGCGTAGGGGGCCCCTCGGTGGACACCGTGCTCGATCCCGGTGCGGTGACTCCCGGCGGCGTCCTCGGCGGGCAGGTTCATCTCCAGGGCGGAAACGCCGACTTCACCATCGAGCACATCACCCTGGAACTCGTCGCCCGCGTCGAGGCCGAACACCACGACGGCGAATCCGAGGGCGTCGTCGTCTTTCACCGCCACGTCGTGGGAGGGAACTTCCGCCTCGCGGAGGGCGAGCACCGCAGCGTGCCGTTCTCCTTCCCGCTGCCGTGGGAGACGCCGATCACCGAACTGTACGGACAGGGCCTGGGTATCGCACTCGGCGTGCGTACCGAGCTCGGTGTCGCCGGCGCCAAGGACAAGGGCGACCTCGATCCGCTCGCGGTCCGCCCGCTGCCCGCGCAGGAAGCGATCCTGGAGGCCCTGGGGCAGCTCGGGTTCGGCTTCAAGTCGGCCGACCTGGAACTCGGTCACATCGGCGGGACGGGCCAGCAGCTGCCGTTCTACCAGGAGATCGAGCTCGCGCCGTCCCCGCAGTACGCGCACCAGGTCAACGAGATCGAGGTGACCTTCCTGGCCGGACCGGCCGGCATGGAGGTCATCCTGGAGGCCGACAAACGAGGCGGCTTCTTCTCCGAGGGGCACGACGCCCTCACCCGCTTCACCGTGAACCACCAGGGTGTCGAGCACATCAACTGGAACGCCGAGGTCGAGGGCTGGATCCGCCAGCTCGTCGATCGACACTCCTCGCACGGCTCCCACGGGCACGGCGGCGCGCTCTTCGCCCAGGGCACTCACGGAGCCCACAGCGGCTACACCCACAAGGACGAGTACGGCCACGGTGATCACCACCACGGCGGCCACCATGGCGACGGGCACCGCTCCGGCCCGGGGATGGGCACGGCGATCGCTGCCGGCGCGGCGGGCCTGGCCGTCGGCGTGGTCGGCGGCATGGTGGCCGCCGAGGTCGTCGACGAGGTGGGCGACTTCTTCGAAGGCGACGACGAAGGTGACGACGAGGGCGACGAGGGCTGA
- a CDS encoding BlaI/MecI/CopY family transcriptional regulator has translation MTNHSAARNAPRRRGQGELEIQVLTALREAPGPVAAAWVQERLGGDLAYTTVMTILTRLHAKGAVTRERAGRSFAWTAVADEAGLAALRMRRVLDSEADREAVLTSFVTALSPGDERLLRALLAPTRREEEH, from the coding sequence ATGACGAACCACAGCGCTGCCAGGAACGCACCGCGCCGGCGGGGCCAGGGCGAGCTTGAGATCCAGGTTCTGACGGCTCTGCGCGAGGCGCCTGGTCCGGTCGCGGCGGCCTGGGTCCAGGAACGTCTCGGCGGCGACCTCGCTTACACCACGGTGATGACCATCCTGACCCGGCTGCACGCCAAGGGCGCGGTGACCCGAGAGCGGGCGGGGCGTTCGTTCGCGTGGACGGCCGTCGCCGACGAGGCCGGGCTCGCCGCGCTGCGGATGAGAAGGGTCCTGGACTCCGAGGCCGACCGCGAGGCTGTGCTCACGAGCTTCGTGACCGCGCTCTCCCCCGGCGACGAGCGGCTGCTGCGTGCGCTTCTGGCCCCCACGCGGCGGGAGGAGGAACACTAG
- the tatA gene encoding Sec-independent protein translocase subunit TatA: protein MFGISELAILLIVVILIFGAKKLPELARSMGKSARILKSEARAMKDEQEPASAAVDDAPATEPVVPRVIRAAPGDVTSHREPRSGHTTPGA from the coding sequence ATGTTCGGCATCAGTGAACTCGCCATCCTCCTCATAGTCGTCATACTGATCTTCGGCGCCAAGAAGCTTCCCGAACTCGCCCGTTCCATGGGCAAGTCGGCCCGTATCCTCAAGAGCGAGGCCCGGGCTATGAAGGACGAACAGGAGCCCGCGTCAGCTGCCGTGGATGACGCGCCGGCCACCGAGCCCGTTGTCCCGCGCGTCATCCGAGCCGCCCCCGGAGACGTCACCAGCCATCGCGAGCCCCGATCCGGCCACACCACCCCTGGCGCCTGA
- a CDS encoding GlsB/YeaQ/YmgE family stress response membrane protein — MGIISWIVLGLLAGAIAKLLLPGRDPGGIIGTTLIGVAGAFTGGWLSAKFLDRPIQNQFFDLATWGAATGGSLVLLIAYRLLFGNSRD, encoded by the coding sequence ATGGGCATCATCAGCTGGATCGTCCTCGGGCTCCTGGCCGGAGCCATCGCCAAACTGCTCCTGCCCGGCCGGGACCCCGGAGGCATCATCGGCACCACTCTCATCGGCGTCGCAGGCGCCTTCACCGGCGGCTGGCTGTCGGCCAAGTTCCTCGACCGACCCATACAGAACCAGTTTTTCGACCTCGCTACCTGGGGCGCGGCCACCGGTGGATCCCTCGTCCTGCTCATCGCCTATCGCCTGCTGTTCGGCAACTCACGCGACTGA
- a CDS encoding TerD family protein, with translation MGVSLSKGGNVSLSKEAPGLTAVVVGLGWDVRTTTGTDYDLDASALLVNESGKVASDRHFIFYNNLTSPDGSVEHTGDNLTGQGEGDDEAIKVNLATVPAEVQKIVFPVSIHDAENRGHSFGQVRNAFIRVVNQADNAELARYDLSEDAATETAMVFGELYRNGAEWKFRAVGQGYVSGLAGIAADFGVGV, from the coding sequence ATGGGTGTGAGCCTCTCCAAGGGCGGCAACGTCTCGCTCAGCAAGGAGGCCCCGGGACTGACCGCCGTCGTGGTCGGCCTGGGCTGGGACGTGCGCACGACCACCGGAACCGACTACGACCTCGATGCCAGCGCCCTGCTGGTCAACGAGTCCGGCAAGGTCGCCTCCGACCGACACTTCATCTTCTACAACAACCTCACCAGCCCGGACGGTTCCGTGGAACACACCGGCGACAACCTCACCGGCCAGGGTGAGGGCGACGACGAGGCCATCAAGGTCAACCTCGCCACCGTCCCCGCCGAAGTCCAGAAGATCGTCTTCCCGGTCTCCATCCACGACGCCGAGAACCGCGGCCACAGCTTCGGCCAGGTCCGCAACGCCTTCATCCGCGTCGTCAACCAGGCCGACAACGCCGAACTCGCCCGCTACGACCTCTCCGAAGACGCCGCCACCGAGACCGCGATGGTCTTCGGCGAGCTCTACCGCAACGGCGCCGAATGGAAGTTCCGCGCCGTCGGTCAGGGCTACGTCAGCGGCCTGGCCGGCATCGCGGCCGACTTCGGCGTCGGGGTCTGA
- a CDS encoding antitoxin: MFDSLKAIKDKALELTAEHSDVVSQGLEKAAEVVDAKTDGKYSEKIDAGVGKAQDFVEGLAEKKNASG, encoded by the coding sequence ATGTTCGACAGCCTGAAAGCCATCAAGGACAAGGCGCTGGAGCTGACCGCGGAGCACAGCGATGTCGTCAGTCAGGGACTGGAGAAGGCCGCCGAAGTCGTCGACGCCAAGACGGACGGCAAGTACAGCGAGAAGATCGACGCAGGCGTCGGCAAGGCCCAGGACTTTGTCGAGGGCCTTGCCGAGAAGAAGAACGCGTCGGGCTGA
- a CDS encoding LysM peptidoglycan-binding domain-containing protein, whose protein sequence is MSDTLYPGDEIGLGQSLQGGAYTLTLQSDGNLVLSEPSGLVWAADTHEQGVQRAVLQHDGNFVLYSSDGPVWATDTDGSDADRLVVQADRNVVLYAVDGTALWSSDTYTDSPVSAEEPDAFPSAEEESVFVPEPRTYTVEPGDTLWAIAERFYGDGNRYHDIAAASGIDDPDLVDAGQVLTIP, encoded by the coding sequence ATGAGTGACACCCTGTACCCGGGTGACGAGATCGGTCTGGGGCAGTCCCTCCAGGGCGGCGCGTACACCCTGACGCTACAGAGCGACGGCAACCTGGTGCTCTCCGAGCCGAGCGGCCTGGTCTGGGCGGCCGATACCCACGAGCAGGGAGTCCAGCGAGCCGTGCTCCAGCACGACGGCAACTTCGTGCTGTACTCCTCCGACGGCCCGGTGTGGGCCACGGACACCGACGGCAGCGACGCGGACCGGCTCGTCGTACAGGCCGACCGCAACGTGGTGCTGTACGCCGTGGACGGTACCGCGCTGTGGTCGTCGGACACCTACACCGACAGCCCCGTCTCCGCCGAGGAACCTGACGCGTTTCCATCGGCCGAGGAAGAGTCGGTGTTCGTCCCTGAGCCGCGCACCTACACCGTCGAACCTGGCGACACCCTCTGGGCCATCGCCGAGCGCTTCTACGGTGACGGCAACCGCTACCACGACATCGCCGCTGCCAGCGGCATCGACGACCCGGACCTGGTGGATGCCGGCCAGGTGCTGACGATTCCGTAG
- a CDS encoding BlaI/MecI/CopY family transcriptional regulator encodes MISRQSGPAADGRSRRGPGELEAGVLAALGSAPGPVAAGWVREQVDPGLAYTTVMTALARLRVKRAVVRRHDGRCYVWSAVLDPAGLAAWRMHRVLDGGLDRRAVLSEFVAGLSSDEGRALRNLLDSVVPREGDPAAVDGGETEGDGPVAGQYDEPPPRRQAGRTGGRPRA; translated from the coding sequence ATGATCAGCAGACAGAGCGGGCCGGCCGCGGACGGCCGCTCCCGCCGCGGTCCAGGGGAGCTTGAGGCCGGCGTCCTGGCCGCGCTCGGCTCCGCCCCGGGTCCCGTGGCGGCCGGCTGGGTGCGTGAACAAGTCGATCCCGGCCTCGCGTACACCACAGTGATGACCGCGCTGGCCAGACTGCGGGTCAAGCGAGCTGTGGTCCGGCGCCATGACGGCCGCTGCTACGTGTGGAGTGCGGTGCTCGACCCTGCCGGGCTCGCGGCGTGGCGCATGCACAGGGTCCTCGATGGCGGGTTGGATCGACGCGCGGTGCTCAGCGAGTTCGTAGCGGGTCTCTCCTCCGATGAGGGGCGAGCCCTGCGGAATCTGCTGGACAGCGTCGTGCCGCGGGAGGGGGATCCGGCCGCCGTGGACGGCGGGGAAACGGAAGGTGATGGGCCGGTGGCGGGCCAGTACGATGAACCGCCCCCGCGGCGGCAGGCGGGGCGGACAGGCGGGAGGCCAAGGGCATGA
- a CDS encoding TerD family protein produces the protein MGINLAKGQQISLEKTGGPTLSVVRMGLGWQAAPRKGLLARLTAREIDLDASAVLFAGREPIDVVFFQHLVSDDGSVRHTGDNLVGGTGGGDDESILVDLLRVPAHVDQIVFTVNSFTGQTFAEVQNAFCRLIDENTGQELARYTLSGGGSYTAQIMAKVHRVGGGWSMTAIGEPANGRTFQDLMPAVASHL, from the coding sequence GTGGGCATCAACCTGGCTAAGGGGCAGCAGATCAGTCTGGAGAAGACCGGCGGACCGACGCTCAGCGTCGTCCGCATGGGACTCGGCTGGCAGGCGGCACCCCGCAAGGGACTGCTCGCCAGGCTCACCGCCCGCGAGATCGACCTCGACGCATCCGCCGTCCTCTTCGCCGGCCGCGAGCCCATCGACGTCGTCTTCTTCCAACACCTCGTCAGCGACGACGGCTCGGTACGCCACACCGGCGACAACCTCGTCGGCGGCACGGGCGGCGGCGACGACGAATCCATCCTCGTCGATCTCCTGCGCGTGCCCGCCCACGTCGACCAGATCGTCTTCACCGTCAACTCCTTCACCGGCCAGACATTCGCCGAGGTTCAGAACGCCTTCTGCCGCCTCATCGACGAGAACACCGGCCAGGAACTGGCGCGCTACACCCTGTCCGGCGGCGGGTCCTACACAGCCCAGATCATGGCCAAGGTTCACCGCGTGGGTGGCGGATGGAGCATGACCGCCATCGGGGAACCGGCCAACGGCCGTACTTTCCAGGACCTGATGCCCGCTGTCGCGAGCCACCTCTGA